One window from the genome of Acidobacteriota bacterium encodes:
- a CDS encoding archease, with product MAASFYEFIDHTADLGLIVRAGSKQELFERAAFSVFDIMIDLSTVEPKSIYRIEVTGEDREELMVNWLNELLFIHDARSVLLKIFDIREMGDRFLKAECRGEEFRHDVHRIRKEIKAATYHNILVSEDRTGWALRIIFDI from the coding sequence ATGGCCGCAAGTTTTTATGAGTTCATCGATCATACGGCGGATCTCGGACTGATTGTAAGAGCGGGGTCAAAGCAGGAACTATTCGAACGAGCCGCTTTTTCCGTCTTTGACATCATGATAGATCTATCCACGGTGGAACCGAAAAGCATATACAGGATCGAGGTGACAGGAGAGGACAGGGAAGAACTGATGGTGAACTGGCTCAATGAGCTTCTATTCATCCATGACGCGAGAAGTGTTCTGCTCAAGATCTTTGATATCAGGGAGATGGGCGATAGATTCCTGAAAGCAGAGTGCAGGGGAGAAGAGTTCAGGCATGACGTTCACAGAATCAGAAAAGAGATCAAGGCAGCTACCTACCACAACATCCTAGTATCCGAGGATAGGACCGGATGGGCTCTTCGTATAATCTTCGATATTTAA